One stretch of Solenopsis invicta isolate M01_SB chromosome 16, UNIL_Sinv_3.0, whole genome shotgun sequence DNA includes these proteins:
- the LOC105193862 gene encoding uncharacterized protein LOC105193862, giving the protein MKSDDIDENILSLYNAQKWEAIATLSFANDDFKSSRLSWVLPDLSDLYWINDVVRQFNLFGIVSIGCGSGLLEWLLQKCSGLEIVGIELDSSWWNSKYSPPQFLKNIIFVENKSINFLVPKRYAMLFCYFNNCAAFCNYIENYKGDLIFVIGPAQGANCTTDPLPFDEKFEKYNWKLVKQKKLMCSNNYITAYSNK; this is encoded by the exons ATGAAAAGTGATGATATCGACGAAAATATTCTTTCGTTATATAATGCTCAAAAGTGGGAAGCGATTGCTACTTTATCTTTCGCAAATGACGATTTTAAGTCTAGTAGATTATCATGGGTATTGCCTGATCTGAGTGATTTGTATTGGATTAATGATGTCGTacgacaatttaatttatttggaatTGTAAGCATTGGTTGTGGCAGTGGATTATTAGAGTggttattacaaaaatgttcag gatTGGAAATTGTGGGTATAGAATTGGATAGTTCTTGGTGGAACAGTAAATATTCTCCACctcaattcttaaaaaatattatctttgttgAAAATAAGTCAATAAATTTTCTAGTGCCAAAACGATACGCGATGTTATTTTGTTACTTCAATAACTGTGCGGCATTCTGTAATTACATAGAAAATTACAAGGGTGATTTAATTTTTGTCATTGGCCCTGCACAAGGAGCCAATTGTACAACAGATCCATTGCCGTTcgatgaaaaatttgaaaaatataattggaaATTAGTGAAGCAGAAGAAATTAATGTGttccaataattatattactgcatatagtaataaataa